One genomic segment of Pleurodeles waltl isolate 20211129_DDA chromosome 11, aPleWal1.hap1.20221129, whole genome shotgun sequence includes these proteins:
- the LOC138265116 gene encoding putative nuclease HARBI1 → MVMMRHAPVYLPLVDLATLKEGHVIQMYHRNRQTIIELCTQLEPDLLPAIHHPYAIPPLVQVLSVLHLFASGSFQMTVGLEAGMSQPMFSNVLKDILCALLGYLPCYIRIPQHADLATVKAAFYDLAHVPYVIEAIGDTNIALVLPRINEQVFRNQKTFYSIDVQVCLADQYIFQVTAKFPGSVHNSCILQNSNVPHMIVKLQRDQAWLIGDSGYPILPWLLRYKTTDGVKHFNEAHSRMRCVIERTFGLLKDRFCCLHISRGALFYKPLKVCRFVVSCCMLHNLALRTLLDVEEVVAVQVVDEGDVVSDEEEDDEDAADSGAELTQQYFLRETVREIKQIS, encoded by the exons atggtgatgatgagacatgctcctgtgtacctgcccctagttgaccttgctaccctgAAAGAGGGCCATGTCATACAGATGTATCATCGGAACCGTCAGACGATCatagagctgtgtacccagttggagcctgatctgttgcctgccatacatCATCCGTATGCCATCCCTCCcttagtacaggtgttgtcagttctccacCTCTTTGCCTCAGGGtcgtttcagatgacagtgggcttggaagcagggatgtcacagccgatgttcagcaatgtgttgaaggatatactgtgtgcttTGCTCGGATATCTGCCCTGCTATATCAGGATCCCTCAGCAtgcggatttggccactgttaaagctgccttctacgatttggcacatgtcccttatgTGATAGAGGCCATAGGTGACACCAACATTGCCTTGGTACTACCCAGGATAaacgaacaagtgttcaggaaccagAAAACCTTTTATTCCATAGATGTCcaggtgtgtctcgctgaccaatatatctttCAGGTtacagccaagttccctggttctgtgcataacTCATGCATTCTGCAGAAtagcaacgtcccacacatgataGTAAAATTACAGAGGGAccaggcctggctcatcg gtgactctggctaccctattCTTCCCTGGCTGCTGAGATATAAGACTACAGATGGTGTAAagcatttcaatgaggcccacagcaggatgaggtgtgtcatcgagaggacctttgggctactgaaggacaGATTCTGCTGTCTACACATCTCCAGAGGCGCCCTAttctacaaaccacttaaagttTGCCGGTTTGTTGTtagctgctgcatgctacacaatctggctctgaggacattgctggatgtagaggaggtggtaGCTGTACAGGTGGTTGATGAAGGGGACGTAGtaagtgatgaagaggaagatgatgaggatgcagctgactctggaGCAGAGTTAACTCAACAATACTTTCTAAGAGAAACAG